The proteins below are encoded in one region of Haloterrigena turkmenica DSM 5511:
- a CDS encoding amidohydrolase family protein yields the protein MILNAGTLITMNDEREVREEVHVVVEDGEIVDIADGYESAEETIDARDEVVIPGLVNCHTHMYALPIRGAPLTASPESFYEALVDIWWEVDEAFTTRDARLSSLGSCAEMVRGGVTTFCDNYSGPNTLPGALDAVADGVSQTPIRGMITFETTARNSEEEAIEGISENQRYIRESEDEYDGVTGHYCLHTLFTNTESVVDECVRRAVSDDRPIQIHLEEGLVDVHESIKEYGVRPVPALDSMGFFEADVIAAHCVHSTERELEILAENDVRVAHNPYSNINNAVGIADVETMEAHDMTIGIGDDGWDPDMFETMRSAVGIHKLKENDPSGFDGAKALEWATIGSAGVLGMDDRIGSIEVGKRGDFVSLDLGPNPVLPESAPYYVVSAASGADVTRTVIDGEIAYSPDRGVRGVDEADMETVGEASAELWERL from the coding sequence GTGATACTGAACGCAGGTACGCTCATCACGATGAACGATGAGCGAGAGGTCAGAGAGGAGGTTCACGTCGTCGTCGAGGACGGAGAAATCGTCGACATCGCCGACGGCTACGAGTCCGCCGAGGAGACGATCGACGCACGCGACGAGGTCGTTATTCCGGGACTCGTGAACTGTCACACGCACATGTACGCGCTTCCGATCCGCGGAGCACCGCTGACCGCGTCCCCGGAGAGCTTCTACGAAGCGCTGGTCGATATCTGGTGGGAAGTCGACGAAGCGTTCACGACGCGTGACGCTCGGCTGTCCTCGCTCGGCTCGTGTGCCGAAATGGTTCGGGGCGGGGTCACGACGTTCTGTGATAACTATTCCGGGCCGAACACGCTGCCCGGGGCGCTCGACGCCGTCGCCGACGGCGTCTCGCAGACGCCGATCCGCGGTATGATAACGTTCGAAACGACCGCACGGAACTCCGAAGAAGAGGCCATCGAGGGGATCAGCGAGAACCAGCGGTACATTCGGGAGTCGGAAGACGAGTACGACGGCGTCACCGGCCACTACTGTCTCCACACCCTGTTTACGAACACGGAGAGCGTCGTCGACGAGTGCGTCCGGCGCGCAGTCAGCGACGACCGGCCTATCCAGATCCATCTCGAGGAAGGTCTGGTCGACGTCCACGAATCGATCAAGGAGTACGGAGTACGACCCGTCCCCGCGCTCGACTCGATGGGATTCTTCGAGGCGGACGTCATCGCCGCCCACTGCGTCCACTCCACGGAACGCGAACTCGAGATTCTCGCCGAAAACGATGTGAGGGTCGCGCACAACCCGTACTCGAATATCAACAACGCGGTCGGAATCGCCGACGTCGAAACGATGGAAGCGCACGACATGACGATCGGCATCGGGGACGATGGCTGGGACCCCGATATGTTCGAAACGATGCGATCGGCCGTCGGCATTCACAAGTTGAAGGAGAACGATCCGAGCGGCTTCGACGGAGCGAAAGCGCTCGAGTGGGCGACCATCGGAAGCGCGGGCGTCCTCGGAATGGACGATCGGATCGGCAGCATCGAAGTCGGCAAGCGCGGCGACTTCGTCTCGCTCGACCTCGGGCCGAACCCCGTGCTTCCCGAGAGCGCACCGTACTACGTCGTCAGTGCCGCGAGCGGGGCCGACGTGACGCGGACGGTCATCGACGGTGAGATCGCGTATAGCCCGGACCGGGGTGTACGCGGCGTAGACGAAGCGGACATGGAGACCGTCGGCGAAGCGAGCGCCGAACTCTGGGAGCGCCTTTGA
- a CDS encoding dihydroorotase translates to MTDRLIEGARIVSATGVREGAIAIADGQIRAVGPDVASEHGDATDVIDAAGMVALPGVVDVHNHLHDPELFPEGIDFASQTASAAAGGVTTVVELPTQTPITTPEAFRKKREACADLAHVDFGLVAGNVEAPDVDVERIMAEGTRDFKTFTAEPYRASDGAIVSLMEDVGNTGGKVRVHCETQGILDHARESIDGNTPDVYMDSRPLEAELDAINRMGWFAEYADCPLHVVHVSSGSGAREGGRFKSRANVPVTLETCPHYLAFSKDDVEEKGPFLKVNPSLKSPAEVDRLWDAVRDGTIDLVASEHFPTYRDDRERGWENIWEPYAGLPSIETMLEFLVSAGVHEDRLSWTRLRELVCSRPAREAGIYPCKGSLREGTDADVVLVREEKFTVSADDLQYVGGWTPYEGREWSARVDTVIADGDIIARDHEIDSSPGRGTFLARP, encoded by the coding sequence ATGACGGATCGTCTCATCGAGGGCGCGCGTATCGTCAGCGCGACCGGCGTTCGGGAAGGAGCTATCGCGATCGCCGACGGCCAGATACGGGCGGTCGGCCCGGACGTTGCGAGCGAACACGGGGACGCAACCGACGTGATCGACGCCGCGGGGATGGTCGCCCTTCCGGGCGTCGTAGACGTCCACAATCACCTGCACGATCCGGAACTGTTTCCAGAGGGCATCGACTTCGCGTCACAGACGGCGAGCGCCGCGGCCGGCGGGGTGACGACGGTCGTCGAACTCCCGACGCAGACCCCGATCACCACGCCGGAAGCGTTCCGAAAGAAACGAGAGGCGTGTGCCGACCTCGCTCACGTCGACTTCGGACTGGTCGCGGGGAACGTCGAAGCGCCGGACGTTGACGTCGAGAGAATCATGGCGGAGGGAACGCGCGACTTCAAGACGTTCACGGCCGAGCCGTACCGCGCTTCCGACGGCGCGATCGTGTCCCTGATGGAGGACGTCGGAAACACCGGCGGGAAAGTCCGCGTTCACTGCGAGACGCAGGGTATTCTCGACCACGCCCGAGAGTCGATCGACGGGAACACGCCCGACGTGTACATGGATTCCCGCCCCCTCGAGGCGGAGCTCGACGCTATCAACCGCATGGGATGGTTCGCCGAGTACGCCGACTGTCCCCTGCACGTCGTCCACGTTTCCAGCGGGAGCGGGGCCCGCGAGGGCGGGCGCTTCAAATCCCGGGCGAACGTTCCGGTGACGCTCGAGACCTGTCCGCATTACCTCGCGTTTTCGAAGGACGACGTCGAGGAGAAGGGGCCGTTCCTGAAAGTCAATCCGAGTCTCAAATCACCCGCTGAGGTCGACCGCCTCTGGGACGCGGTCCGGGACGGGACGATCGATCTCGTCGCCAGCGAGCACTTCCCTACCTATCGGGACGACCGGGAGCGCGGCTGGGAGAACATCTGGGAGCCGTACGCCGGGCTGCCGAGCATCGAAACGATGCTCGAATTCCTTGTCAGCGCCGGCGTTCACGAGGACCGGCTCTCCTGGACGCGGCTTCGCGAACTCGTCTGCTCGCGGCCGGCGCGCGAGGCCGGCATCTACCCGTGCAAGGGCTCGCTTCGGGAAGGGACCGACGCGGACGTCGTGCTCGTCCGCGAAGAGAAGTTCACGGTTTCGGCCGACGACCTTCAGTACGTCGGCGGCTGGACGCCATACGAAGGTCGGGAGTGGAGCGCGCGCGTCGACACGGTTATCGCGGACGGTGATATTATCGCCCGCGATCACGAAATCGACTCCTCGCCCGGTCGAGGAACGTTTCTCGCGCGGCCGTAG
- a CDS encoding metallophosphoesterase family protein, producing the protein MRLLVLGDLHLGEDGFDAEPHPSWDRFDAALTVGDVAHSSVTVTDGKPQQEELVGIEEAQAFFRRLDDLDVLVLTVPGNHDYRRHADLIRETTRVRNLHRETYPLEGYCAFGLGSETFDAGPEVRYDPDAVTEPDDPDAWLERALKRAGRDEADATLAELRERIDAFDDQFATYTDRYETLRSLATGRESETNAGRIALTHVPPFDTSLDRVAESVPRIGGRHWGSIALKNVLNECDISFVACGHVHEREGVATVADTPCLNAGFRSAYDVTLEGDDVSIVNTDPLVE; encoded by the coding sequence ATGCGACTGCTCGTACTCGGCGATCTCCACCTCGGCGAGGACGGATTCGACGCCGAGCCACACCCCTCGTGGGATCGGTTCGACGCGGCCCTCACCGTCGGCGACGTTGCTCACTCCAGCGTGACCGTAACGGACGGGAAACCGCAGCAGGAGGAACTGGTCGGTATCGAGGAAGCGCAAGCGTTCTTTCGGCGGCTGGACGATCTCGACGTTCTGGTCCTGACCGTTCCGGGCAACCACGACTATCGACGGCACGCTGACTTGATCCGCGAGACGACGCGAGTGCGGAACCTCCATCGCGAGACGTATCCACTCGAGGGATACTGCGCGTTCGGACTCGGAAGCGAGACGTTCGACGCCGGCCCGGAGGTTCGCTACGATCCCGACGCGGTGACCGAACCGGACGATCCGGACGCGTGGCTTGAGCGGGCGCTCAAGCGTGCCGGCCGCGACGAGGCGGACGCGACCCTCGCCGAGTTACGCGAGCGAATCGACGCGTTCGACGACCAGTTCGCTACCTACACCGATCGGTACGAGACGCTCCGGTCGCTCGCGACCGGGCGCGAAAGCGAGACGAACGCCGGGCGGATCGCGCTGACCCACGTCCCGCCGTTCGACACGTCCCTGGACCGCGTCGCGGAGTCGGTCCCGCGTATCGGCGGCCGCCACTGGGGATCGATCGCGCTCAAGAACGTGCTCAACGAGTGCGATATCTCGTTCGTCGCGTGCGGCCACGTTCACGAACGGGAGGGCGTCGCGACCGTGGCCGATACGCCCTGTCTCAACGCGGGCTTCCGGAGCGCCTACGACGTGACGCTCGAGGGAGACGACGTTTCGATTGTCAATACCGATCCGCTGGTCGAGTGA
- a CDS encoding archaea-specific SMC-related protein — translation MTWNIEIENIAGILDGETTIEPGLNAVRGSNWQGKSSFIEAIKTALGTSTELTENEDSGRVQLRTPDREIAVELVRENGSVRRSGTPYLENEYDVIRAELFACLDERNVVRSAVRRGKNLEDVLLRPLDFQNIDEQIADLKREREQIQSELSQAREAKKRLPGVQEQVTQLEKEIKELREKRDEIAVSDADDGTSDDEDDESPQQQLSEVQTERSQAKNRIERLERTIERTEERLEQRRSELESIEIPADDDVESELASAREQLQQLKRDSEVLQSVYSANEMVLKEGRLDLLTEVERELTADTVVCWTCGNEAQREEMEERLNHLGDKITELRARTEQYHEKVKELETRREEIDQTKRRKRDLEREITELEETLADRRQSLEEAEKRYRNAQEHAEELSDAVDETVEAISDVESKIKYREAELKDTRDELSQLETRADQVEMLESESEEIRTEIEELRNRKDRIKRRAREAFDEAMDEILSRFGTGFETARLTADFDLVVARDGREASLDALSEGELELIGFVAALAGYESFDVDETVPLLLVDGVGGLADDNLHTLIDYLHERTNYLVFTAYPEYTSFEGREIDPSNWSVATNRQVRTD, via the coding sequence ATGACCTGGAATATCGAAATCGAAAACATCGCTGGGATACTGGACGGGGAGACGACTATCGAGCCCGGATTGAACGCCGTGAGAGGATCGAACTGGCAGGGGAAGTCGAGTTTCATCGAAGCCATCAAGACGGCGCTCGGAACGTCGACGGAACTCACCGAAAACGAGGACAGCGGTCGGGTGCAGCTACGGACGCCCGACCGCGAGATCGCGGTGGAGCTCGTCCGCGAGAACGGATCCGTGCGTCGGAGCGGCACCCCGTATCTCGAAAACGAGTACGACGTCATCAGAGCCGAACTGTTCGCCTGTCTCGACGAACGGAACGTGGTTCGTAGCGCGGTTCGACGGGGAAAGAACCTGGAGGACGTCCTCCTGCGCCCACTCGACTTTCAGAACATAGACGAGCAAATCGCTGATCTGAAACGCGAGCGCGAGCAGATACAGTCGGAGCTTTCACAGGCGAGAGAGGCGAAAAAACGCCTACCCGGCGTACAGGAGCAGGTCACGCAACTCGAGAAGGAGATCAAAGAGTTACGCGAAAAGCGCGATGAAATCGCCGTTAGCGACGCTGACGACGGGACGAGCGACGACGAGGATGACGAGTCGCCACAGCAACAGTTGAGCGAAGTACAGACGGAACGGAGCCAGGCCAAAAATCGGATCGAGCGATTAGAACGGACCATCGAACGAACCGAAGAGCGCCTCGAACAGCGGAGATCCGAGCTGGAGTCGATCGAAATCCCGGCGGACGACGACGTCGAGAGCGAACTCGCGTCCGCCCGGGAGCAACTCCAACAGCTCAAACGAGACTCCGAGGTATTGCAATCGGTGTATTCGGCGAACGAGATGGTCCTGAAGGAGGGCCGACTGGATCTCCTGACGGAAGTCGAACGCGAGTTAACTGCGGACACCGTGGTCTGTTGGACCTGCGGGAACGAGGCACAGCGTGAGGAAATGGAGGAACGGCTCAATCATCTGGGCGACAAGATCACCGAGCTGCGGGCCCGGACCGAGCAGTACCACGAGAAGGTCAAGGAACTCGAAACGCGGCGCGAAGAGATCGATCAGACGAAGCGTCGAAAACGGGATCTGGAACGCGAAATAACGGAACTGGAGGAGACGCTCGCCGATCGCCGTCAGAGCCTCGAAGAGGCGGAGAAACGATATCGAAACGCGCAGGAACATGCCGAAGAACTCTCCGATGCCGTCGACGAGACCGTCGAAGCGATCTCCGACGTCGAGAGCAAGATCAAGTACCGGGAAGCCGAACTCAAGGACACCAGAGACGAGTTGTCGCAACTCGAGACGCGGGCCGATCAGGTCGAGATGCTCGAATCCGAGAGCGAGGAGATCCGAACCGAGATCGAAGAACTCCGAAACCGGAAGGATCGGATCAAACGACGCGCTCGAGAGGCGTTTGACGAGGCGATGGACGAGATTCTCTCTCGGTTCGGGACGGGGTTCGAGACCGCCCGTCTCACCGCCGACTTCGATCTCGTCGTCGCCCGTGACGGTCGAGAAGCCAGCTTAGACGCGCTCAGTGAGGGGGAACTCGAACTGATCGGGTTCGTGGCGGCGCTCGCGGGCTACGAATCGTTCGACGTCGACGAGACGGTGCCGCTCCTGCTCGTCGACGGTGTCGGCGGACTAGCGGACGATAACCTGCACACCCTCATCGACTACCTCCACGAGCGGACGAATTATCTCGTGTTCACTGCCTATCCGGAGTACACGTCGTTCGAGGGTCGCGAGATCGACCCCAGTAACTGGTCCGTTGCGACGAACAGACAGGTTCGCACCGACTGA
- the rdfA gene encoding rod-determining factor RdfA, which yields MPTDPGCKVDTAVERYGLGSADPAYESIDDGLLARWTGADGRTPMGYRSLAEWFNKRLLKQVYDDHGRDSLGARVDSDYEALRGDDDLLREEMVESLQSDGIDAERVRESMVSYGTMRTHLRDCLDGDKDPQTADTEWERESIEMAREVAREKTQRALSSLETKGQIDGIESSNVEVQIQLSCESCPTRVPFEVAVERGYVCEQHDQTHATSD from the coding sequence ATGCCAACTGATCCGGGTTGCAAAGTAGATACGGCGGTGGAGCGGTACGGGTTGGGGTCCGCTGATCCGGCGTACGAGTCGATCGACGACGGGCTCCTCGCTCGGTGGACGGGTGCTGATGGTCGGACGCCGATGGGCTATCGATCGCTCGCGGAGTGGTTCAACAAGCGCCTCCTTAAGCAAGTGTACGACGATCACGGTCGCGATTCGCTGGGGGCTCGCGTCGACAGCGATTACGAGGCGCTACGCGGCGACGACGACCTCCTCCGCGAGGAGATGGTCGAGAGCCTGCAGTCGGACGGGATTGACGCCGAACGGGTTCGTGAGAGCATGGTATCGTACGGGACGATGAGAACCCACCTTCGGGACTGTCTCGATGGGGACAAGGACCCGCAAACGGCCGACACTGAGTGGGAACGCGAGAGCATCGAGATGGCTCGCGAGGTCGCCAGGGAGAAGACCCAACGAGCGCTGTCATCCCTGGAAACGAAAGGGCAGATCGACGGGATCGAGTCATCGAACGTCGAGGTACAGATCCAACTCAGCTGTGAATCCTGTCCGACTCGTGTCCCGTTCGAAGTAGCGGTCGAGCGAGGCTACGTCTGCGAACAGCACGATCAAACGCACGCCACTTCCGACTGA
- a CDS encoding rubrerythrin-like domain-containing protein: protein MFDVQEDAETESTYECLQCGEIAKAASHPVNCPNCGKVMQNQTNSLE from the coding sequence ATGTTCGACGTTCAAGAGGACGCTGAAACCGAATCGACATACGAATGCTTGCAGTGCGGTGAAATCGCAAAAGCAGCGTCACATCCCGTTAACTGTCCAAATTGCGGTAAGGTAATGCAGAACCAGACGAATTCGCTCGAGTGA
- a CDS encoding ParA family protein: MLSYTVYSEAGGVGKSSLTANLAAAHARAGLDVLVVPLDPQDGDLSRLLGVDDDRADHEADNLVRHMVGSPRGSFDDLIQSAEGIDVIPEHNLLSDLSDFLTREKQQAEKLGDAYNIYAQLQRVLQEGDIAKQYDVLICDPPATESDHLYNAIYATRNLVIPVEPSAKGEASVDGLQQLATNFADQMGIEVGVLAAVPNGFKGTNDQTELLEEISFPTPEVIGDRTSLMEGCWKQQCSAFEYQREHRDYPRDHELETLAQFDRLARYLEEQRGIEAPHPPEPGALEDEVTV, from the coding sequence ATGCTCTCGTACACGGTTTACAGTGAGGCTGGAGGCGTCGGGAAATCGTCGCTCACAGCGAACCTCGCTGCCGCGCACGCTCGAGCGGGACTCGACGTTCTCGTCGTCCCGCTGGATCCGCAGGACGGCGACCTCAGCCGACTGCTCGGCGTCGACGACGACCGCGCCGATCACGAGGCCGACAACCTCGTCCGTCACATGGTCGGCAGTCCTCGCGGCTCGTTCGACGATTTGATTCAGTCCGCCGAAGGGATCGACGTCATTCCGGAACACAACCTGCTCTCGGATCTCTCCGATTTCCTCACGCGCGAAAAACAGCAAGCCGAGAAGCTCGGTGATGCGTACAATATCTACGCCCAACTCCAGCGCGTTCTTCAGGAGGGCGACATCGCCAAGCAGTACGACGTCCTGATCTGTGACCCGCCGGCGACCGAGTCGGATCACCTCTACAACGCGATCTACGCCACGCGGAACCTCGTGATCCCGGTCGAGCCCTCTGCGAAGGGCGAAGCGTCGGTCGACGGCCTCCAGCAACTCGCGACGAACTTCGCCGATCAGATGGGTATCGAGGTCGGCGTCCTCGCCGCAGTGCCGAACGGATTCAAGGGAACGAACGACCAGACGGAACTGCTCGAGGAAATCTCGTTCCCGACTCCCGAAGTGATCGGCGACCGAACATCGCTGATGGAAGGCTGCTGGAAGCAGCAGTGCTCGGCGTTCGAGTACCAGCGCGAGCACCGCGACTATCCGCGGGATCACGAACTCGAGACGCTCGCCCAGTTCGATCGCCTCGCCCGCTATCTCGAGGAGCAACGCGGAATCGAAGCGCCGCATCCGCCCGAACCCGGTGCGCTCGAGGACGAGGTGACAGTATGA
- a CDS encoding DUF2061 domain-containing protein, translating into MVQNTVSRSAIQARKRALVKTLCYRLFMLSITITVAWLIVGDVGAALNIGLVTNLLKTGTYYIYERTWDRITWGVTA; encoded by the coding sequence ATGGTACAGAATACCGTTTCACGATCTGCGATTCAGGCGCGGAAGCGGGCGCTCGTCAAAACGCTCTGCTATCGGTTATTTATGCTCTCAATCACGATAACCGTCGCCTGGTTGATCGTCGGTGACGTAGGGGCCGCGTTGAATATCGGACTCGTAACTAACCTCCTGAAAACGGGAACGTACTACATCTACGAACGGACGTGGGATCGCATCACGTGGGGAGTGACAGCTTGA
- a CDS encoding NAD(+)/NADH kinase, protein MYGRRLATIEEIIALVSPDSDEELSTLEAWADNHGIPVHAVEVGDDIDSVYAPEREYLGVTLGGDGTYLEGVRQFSPKQIPILGINAGTLAFLASISPCDLTDALDEALRGGATVDRRQQLHVAADRVNCTGINDVMIEHEPPEDPVDRKITRLQVFADGEFVGEYEGSGLAVSTPTGSTGVSLSAGGPVHYPMNNSSLQIVPLHTHQMGVRPLIVDADTTIKVVAEGPANLLVDGGRVQSRLEEDDVVTIGGADTSALVVNTSYDDDFFTSISEKLGWSVREDRHDRGDADRLVETEDDGEVVRQAKQVAEEAAKAAGEALRELHGQTESVEYKSDKSDIVTEADYKADNIITTVIENEFPDHGIRSEESDERVGSSEYTWLIDPLDGTGNFAHGNPNYSISIALVEDEEPVMGVVYAPETDEMFAAIDGEGATLDGLPISTTDRATLDECMLLSGYDPNGAFLSHCYQETRGVRSLGSAALNLCFLAAGSADALWEFDTYPWDVAAGVVIAREAGATLTTANGDRYDPIAAHEARNELVGSNGAVHETLLRHLDEKQDLQAPKQTSAD, encoded by the coding sequence ATGTACGGAAGACGCTTGGCTACGATAGAGGAGATCATCGCGCTCGTCAGTCCGGATAGCGACGAGGAACTGTCGACGCTCGAGGCTTGGGCGGACAACCACGGGATACCCGTTCACGCGGTCGAGGTCGGCGACGACATCGATTCGGTGTACGCTCCGGAACGCGAGTACCTGGGCGTCACCCTCGGCGGTGACGGGACGTACCTCGAAGGCGTCCGCCAGTTCAGCCCGAAGCAGATCCCGATTCTCGGCATCAACGCGGGGACCCTCGCGTTCCTCGCGAGTATCTCGCCGTGCGATCTGACGGACGCCCTCGACGAAGCCCTCCGGGGGGGTGCGACGGTCGACCGGCGCCAGCAGTTGCACGTGGCCGCCGACAGAGTCAACTGCACCGGCATCAACGACGTCATGATCGAACACGAGCCGCCGGAGGATCCCGTGGACAGGAAGATCACTCGGCTGCAAGTGTTCGCGGACGGCGAGTTCGTCGGCGAGTACGAAGGGAGCGGTCTCGCGGTATCGACGCCGACCGGATCGACCGGCGTCTCGCTGTCCGCCGGCGGCCCCGTTCACTATCCGATGAACAACTCGTCGCTTCAGATCGTCCCGCTGCACACGCATCAGATGGGCGTTCGCCCGCTCATCGTCGACGCCGACACCACCATCAAAGTGGTCGCCGAGGGGCCCGCGAACCTCCTCGTGGACGGCGGACGCGTACAGTCGCGTCTCGAGGAAGACGACGTCGTAACCATCGGCGGAGCCGATACGTCGGCGCTCGTCGTCAACACGAGTTACGACGACGACTTCTTCACGTCCATCTCCGAAAAGCTCGGTTGGAGCGTCCGCGAGGACAGACACGATCGGGGCGATGCTGACCGTCTGGTCGAGACCGAAGACGACGGGGAGGTTGTCCGCCAGGCAAAGCAGGTAGCGGAGGAAGCCGCGAAGGCGGCCGGCGAGGCGCTCAGAGAACTCCACGGACAGACGGAGTCCGTGGAGTACAAGTCCGACAAGTCGGACATCGTCACCGAGGCGGACTACAAAGCGGACAACATCATCACGACCGTCATCGAGAACGAGTTCCCCGACCACGGGATCCGTTCCGAAGAGAGCGACGAGCGAGTCGGGTCGAGCGAGTACACGTGGCTGATCGATCCGCTCGACGGAACGGGGAACTTCGCCCACGGGAACCCGAACTACTCGATCTCCATCGCGCTCGTGGAGGACGAGGAACCCGTGATGGGAGTCGTCTACGCGCCCGAAACGGACGAAATGTTCGCGGCGATCGACGGGGAAGGGGCGACACTCGACGGCCTTCCGATCTCGACGACCGATCGGGCGACTCTCGACGAGTGTATGCTCCTCTCCGGATACGATCCGAACGGGGCATTCCTCTCGCACTGCTACCAGGAGACTCGCGGCGTTCGAAGTCTCGGTTCGGCCGCGCTGAACCTCTGTTTCCTGGCAGCCGGTAGCGCCGACGCGCTGTGGGAGTTCGATACGTATCCATGGGACGTCGCTGCGGGGGTCGTTATCGCCCGCGAGGCCGGCGCCACGCTCACGACCGCGAACGGAGACCGATACGATCCGATCGCCGCCCACGAGGCGCGGAACGAACTCGTCGGGTCGAACGGAGCGGTCCACGAGACGTTGCTCCGTCATCTCGACGAAAAACAGGACTTGCAAGCACCGAAACAGACCAGCGCAGACTGA